The genomic region CTTTAACATTATCCGAATCTGCAAATTTTGTTTGGTTTTTATTGTCATCTAAACCACTTGCCTTATCATGAACAGTTATTTCTCTTCTGTTGTTATTTACTTCGAATGCAAGTCTTCTATTTCCATCAGAGTCAACTTTTCCAATTTCCACAAGCTTAACTACAATAATTTTACCTTCGGCTATTTCAACCTCACATGTTTCCCCTTCTGCAAGTCCGTGGAAGAAAATATCACTACCCATACGACTTAAATCACCATAGTCTTTTAAGTATAATAAATAATCCTCATATACTTTTGGATATAGAATATAAGCTAAAATATCCTTCATATCCGGTGTCATGTTATATTTATTAGCTAAATACTCTCTAGCTACTTCAAAATCCTCTGGCTCTAATAATTCGCCTGGTCTACAGCTTATTGGAGTATCTCCTTTAAGAACTAACTTTTGTAAATCCTCTGGGAAACCACCCATTGGTTGACCCATCATACCTTTAAAGTAAGTTACTACAGAATCAGGGAATGCCATTTCTTTTGCTTTGTCGTGAATGTTTTCAGGAGTTAAATTGTTTTGTACCATAAATATAGCCATATCTCCAACCATTTTTGAAGATGGAGTAACTTTAGTAATATCTCCTACCATATCATTAACAGTCTTATACATTTCTTTAACTTCTTTAAACCTATGGCCTAATCCAAAGCTTTCAACCTGTGGTTTAAGGTTAGAGTATTGACCACCTGGTATTTCATATTTGTAAACTTCTGTTGTTCCAGATTTTAAATCAGATTCAAACTGGCTGTAAACAGGTCTAACTGCACCCCAGTATCTTGAAATCTCTTCCATATCCTCTAAATTAAATCCTGTAGCTCTAGAAGTGTTTTCTAGGGCAGCTACAATTGAGTTAAGTGCCGGTTGACTAGTTAAACCGGACATGCTATTAAATGCTGTATCAACAATGTCAACTCCAGCTTCAGCTGCCATAATTAATGTAGCTACCCCATTACCACTAGTATCATGAGTGTGTAAATGAATAGGAATAGAAATTTCTTGTTTTAATGCCCTAATTAATTTATCAGCTGCATATGGCTTTAATAAAGCAGCCATATCTTTTATAGCAAGAATATGTGCTCCTGTTTTTTCTATTTGCTTTGCCATATCTACGTAGTATTTAAGTGTATATTTATCTCTAGTAGTATCTAATATATCACCAGTATAACAAATACAAGCTTCTGCTATCTTATTGTTGTTTAATACTTCATCAATAGCTATTTCCATACCCTTTAACCAGTTAAGTGAATCGAAAATTCTAAATAAGTCAATTCCAGATTTAGAAGATTGTTTAATAAATTCTCTAATTACATTATCAGGATAGTTTTTATACCCAACTCCATTACTTCCACGTAGTAGCATTTGAAGTAATATGTTTGGAATTCTCTTGCGAAGTTCCTCTAATCTTTCCCATGGAGACTCTTTTAAGAATCTATAGGAAACATCAAACGTAGCTCCACCCCACATCTCTAGGGAGAATAAATCCTTTGCTAAAACTGAAGTCGCCTTTGCAATTTTAACCATATCTCTAGTTCTAACTCTAGTTGCCATTAAAGATTGATGTGCATCTCGCATAGTGCTATCAGTTAAAAGTAATTTGTCTTGACTATGAATCCAATCTACTAATCCCTTTGGTCCTAATTCGTCTAATATTTGCTTAGTACCTCTTAAATCATCAGGTCTTTCTACCTGTGGTACAACTGGTACATCAAATTCTTTTTTGTTTCCTTTAGATTCATTTACAACTTTTTCACCTATATATTGTAATACCTTAAGCTCTTTATTAGATTTTGGAGCTATATCAAATAGTGAAGGATTCTCTACAATAAAGTTTGTATGACATTCACCTTTTAAGAATGCTTCATGATTAAGTACGTTTATTAAAAATCCAATATTTGTTTTTACACCAGAAATTGATAGTTCTTTTAATGATCTTACAGATTTCTGAATCGCATCTGGGAATGTTCTAGACCAAGA from Serpentinicella alkaliphila harbors:
- a CDS encoding pyruvate carboxylase is translated as MAINKFKRVLVANRGEIAIRIFRACKELGIRTVAIYSEEDKTSLFRTKSDESYLIGKNKGPIEAYLDIDEIISLALKKGVDAIHPGYGFLSENPEFSRKCKEAGIVFIGPDHNMIESLGDKIKSKIVAIEAKVPVIPGVEKPITSEKEAKEFADLCGYPVMIKAAAGGGGRGMRIVHREENLIESFLSAKNEAKKAFGIEDIFIEKFLEKPKHIEVQILGDKHGNIVHLFERDCSIQRRYQKVIEFTPALTISEEKRAEICNDALKIASAVNYSNAGTVEFLVDMHGNHYFIEMNPRIQVEHTVTEMVTGIDLVQSQILVAQGYPLNSPEIGIESQDSIKVRGYSIQCRVTTEDPINQFAPDTGRIDVYRSGSGFGIRLDGGNGFTGAVISPYYDSLLVKLTSWSRTFPDAIQKSVRSLKELSISGVKTNIGFLINVLNHEAFLKGECHTNFIVENPSLFDIAPKSNKELKVLQYIGEKVVNESKGNKKEFDVPVVPQVERPDDLRGTKQILDELGPKGLVDWIHSQDKLLLTDSTMRDAHQSLMATRVRTRDMVKIAKATSVLAKDLFSLEMWGGATFDVSYRFLKESPWERLEELRKRIPNILLQMLLRGSNGVGYKNYPDNVIREFIKQSSKSGIDLFRIFDSLNWLKGMEIAIDEVLNNNKIAEACICYTGDILDTTRDKYTLKYYVDMAKQIEKTGAHILAIKDMAALLKPYAADKLIRALKQEISIPIHLHTHDTSGNGVATLIMAAEAGVDIVDTAFNSMSGLTSQPALNSIVAALENTSRATGFNLEDMEEISRYWGAVRPVYSQFESDLKSGTTEVYKYEIPGGQYSNLKPQVESFGLGHRFKEVKEMYKTVNDMVGDITKVTPSSKMVGDMAIFMVQNNLTPENIHDKAKEMAFPDSVVTYFKGMMGQPMGGFPEDLQKLVLKGDTPISCRPGELLEPEDFEVAREYLANKYNMTPDMKDILAYILYPKVYEDYLLYLKDYGDLSRMGSDIFFHGLAEGETCEVEIAEGKIIVVKLVEIGKVDSDGNRRLAFEVNNNRREITVHDKASGLDDNKNQTKFADSDNVKEIGASIPGTILKVLVKEGEEIKEGQSLIIVEAMKMETNIVASNDGVVESVFVKEKQQVKTGELLMKMK